One Mycolicibacterium fortuitum subsp. fortuitum genomic window carries:
- a CDS encoding nitrate/nitrite transporter produces MLRSRTITDWDPEDTVAWEAKNKYIARRNLFWSVVAEHVGFSVWTMWSVMVLFMPEDVYGFSAGDKFLLGATATLVGGCLRVPYTLATAKFGGRNWTVFSAFVLLIPTLGTMWLLANPGLPLWPYLLCAAVGGFGGGNFASSMTNINAFYPQRLKGWALGLNAGGGNIGVPVLQLVGLLVIATAGNRSPYWVCAVYLVLLAVAAIGAALFMDNLEQHQIDTTAMRSILSIRDTWVIALLYIGTFGSFIGFSFAFGQVLQINFVAGGQSPADAALHAAQIAFIGPLLGSIARVYGGKLADRVGGGRVTTVVFGGMILAGALLVAVSTYHDHTSGPVGTATMIGFVVGFVALFVLSGIGNGSVYKMIPSIFAARSRSLIGSEADKQQWSRAMSGALIGFAGAVGALGGVGINLALRQSYLSSGSATTAFWIFLAFYALAMALTWFRYVRTPTARRYTPSMLDSVPA; encoded by the coding sequence ATGCTCCGATCACGTACGATCACCGACTGGGATCCCGAAGACACCGTGGCCTGGGAGGCCAAAAACAAGTACATCGCCCGACGAAACCTGTTCTGGTCGGTGGTCGCCGAGCATGTCGGGTTCTCGGTGTGGACCATGTGGTCGGTCATGGTGCTGTTCATGCCCGAAGACGTGTACGGCTTCTCCGCCGGAGACAAGTTCCTGCTCGGCGCGACCGCCACCCTGGTGGGTGGCTGCCTGCGCGTGCCCTACACCCTGGCCACCGCGAAATTCGGCGGGCGTAACTGGACGGTGTTCTCGGCTTTCGTGCTGCTGATCCCCACGTTGGGCACCATGTGGCTGTTGGCCAATCCGGGCCTGCCGCTGTGGCCGTATCTGCTGTGTGCGGCCGTCGGCGGCTTCGGCGGCGGCAACTTCGCCTCGTCGATGACCAACATCAACGCCTTCTATCCGCAACGGCTCAAGGGCTGGGCACTGGGGCTCAACGCGGGTGGCGGCAACATCGGGGTGCCGGTGCTCCAGTTGGTCGGCCTGCTGGTCATCGCTACCGCGGGCAACCGATCCCCCTACTGGGTGTGCGCCGTCTATCTGGTGTTGTTGGCGGTAGCGGCGATCGGCGCTGCGCTGTTCATGGACAACCTCGAGCAGCATCAGATCGACACCACCGCAATGCGTTCCATTCTGTCGATCCGCGACACCTGGGTGATCGCACTTCTTTACATCGGAACCTTCGGATCCTTCATCGGATTCTCGTTCGCCTTCGGCCAGGTGCTGCAGATCAACTTCGTCGCCGGCGGACAGAGCCCCGCCGACGCCGCATTGCATGCCGCACAGATCGCCTTCATCGGGCCGTTGCTCGGCTCGATCGCCCGGGTCTACGGCGGCAAGTTGGCCGACCGGGTCGGCGGCGGGCGCGTCACCACCGTGGTGTTCGGCGGGATGATCCTCGCCGGCGCTCTACTCGTTGCGGTGTCGACCTATCACGACCACACCAGTGGTCCCGTCGGAACTGCCACCATGATCGGCTTCGTCGTGGGTTTTGTTGCGCTGTTCGTCCTCTCGGGTATCGGCAACGGTTCCGTGTACAAGATGATCCCGTCGATCTTCGCCGCCCGCAGCAGGTCGCTCATCGGCAGCGAAGCCGATAAGCAGCAGTGGTCACGGGCGATGTCGGGCGCTCTGATCGGCTTCGCCGGCGCAGTGGGCGCGCTCGGCGGGGTGGGTATCAACCTGGCGTTGCGTCAGTCCTACCTTTCCAGCGGGTCGGCCACGACGGCGTTCTGGATCTTCCTGGCGTTCTACGCGTTGGCCATGGCACTGACTTGGTTCCGGTACGTCCGCACCCCCACCGCACGGCGGTACACACCCTCGATGCTCGACAGCGTCCCCGCCTGA